Proteins encoded within one genomic window of Felis catus isolate Fca126 chromosome C1, F.catus_Fca126_mat1.0, whole genome shotgun sequence:
- the TDRKH gene encoding tudor and KH domain-containing protein isoform X1, with translation MSTERTSWTSLSTIQKIALGLGIPASATVAYILYRRYRESREERLTFVGEDDIEIEMRVPQEAIKLIIGRQGANIKQLRKQTGARIDVDTEDVGDERVLLISGFPVQVCKAKAAIHQILTENTPVSEQLSVPQRSVGRIIGRGGETIRSICKASGAKITCDKESEGTLLLSRLIKISGTQKEVAAAKHLILEKVSEDEELRKRIAHSAETRVPRKQPISVRREEAIESGGAGEPALWKSTDTGDGPEPATPLRVPPRKGSGDMAVEGPEGAWEKPNGGSFQKSGAQTSPEMSMFEIPSPDFSFHADEFLEVYVSASEHPNHFWIQIIGSRSLQLDKLVSEMTQHYENSLPEDLTVHVGDIVAAPLPTNGSWYRARVLGTLENGNLDLYFVDFGDNGDCPLKDLRALRSDFLSLPFQAIECSLARIAPSGEQWEEEALDEFDRLTHCADWKPLVAKISSYVQTGISTWPKIYLYDTSNGKKLDIGLELVRKGYAVELPEDMEENRAIPDMLHDVATETEVSLGSMLAETRKSPGEIANTLSCLSLSEAASVSGDDNLEEDYLL, from the exons ATGTCCACTGAACGAACTTCTTGGACAAGTTTGTCCACTATTCAGAAAATAGCGCTGGGCCTCGGGATCCCAGCCAGTGCAACAGTTGCCTATATCCTATACCGCAGGTACAGGGAGAGCAGAG AAGAACGGTTGACATTTGTTGGGGAGGACGACATCGAAATAGAGATGCGAGTTCCCCAGGAGGCCATAAAGCTCATCATTGGCCGGCAAGGAGCCAATATTAAACAG CTGCGGAAACAGACAGGTGCTCGGATTGATGTGGACACAGAGGATGTAGGCGATGAACGGGTGCTGCTTATCAGTGGGTTTCCTGTGCAGGTGTGCAAGGCCAAAGCAGCCATCCATCAGATCCTGACAGAGAATACCCCTGTGTCTGAGCAGCTTTCTGTTCCACAGAGATCCGTGGGCAGGATCATAG GGAGGGGTGGCGAGACAATTCGTTCTATCTGTAAAGCCTCTGGAGCCAAAATTACCTGTGACAAAGAATCAGAGGGGACGCTACTACTATCAAGGCTTATAAAAATCTCAGGAACACAGAAGGAAGTGGCAGCAGCCAAG CATTTGATACTAGAGAAAGTTTCAGAAGATGAAGAACTTCGGAAGAGAATTGCTCATTCTGCAGAAACCAGAGTCCCACGCAAGCAGCCAATCAGTGTAAGAAGAGAGGAAGCGATAGAGTCTGGTGGAGCTGGAGAGCCAGCTTTGTGGAAGAGCACTGATACTGGTGACGGGCCGGAGCCAGCTACACCACTGAGAGTTCCTCCCCGAAAAGGAAGCGGTGACATGGCTGTCGAAGGGCCAGAAGGTGCTTGGGAGAAACCTAATGGGGGCAGCTTTCAGAAATCTGGAGCCCAGACCAGTCCAGAGATGTCCATGTTTGAAA TCCCTAGTCCTGACTTCAGTTTCCATGCTGATGAGTTCCTGGAAGTCTACGTGTCTGCCTCTGAACACCCTAACCACTTCTGGATCCAGATCATTGGCTCCCGCAGTCTGCAGCTGGATAAGCTTGTCAGTGAGATGACCCAGCACTATGAGAACAGTCTA CCTGAAGACTTGACTGTGCATGTGGGAGACATTGTAGCAGCACCTCTACCTACAAATGGCTCCTGGTACCGAGCTCGGGTCCTTGGCACTTTGGAGAATGGGAACCTGGACCTGTACTTCGTTGACTTTGGAGATAATGGCGATTGCCCACTGAAGGACCTCCGGGCACTCAG gaGTGACTTCCTAAGTCTTCCATTTCAAGCAATAGAATGTAGTCTGGCACGGATCGCCCCCTCAG GTGAACAGTGGGAAGAGGAAGCTTTGGATGAGTTTGACAGACTCACTCACTGTGCTGACTGGAAGCCCCTGGTGGCTAAGATCTCCAGCTATGTCCAGACTGGGATCTCAACTTGGCCCAAGATTTACTTATATGATACTAGCAATGGGAAG aaacTTGATATTGGGTTAGAATTAGTTCGTAAAGGATATGCAGTTGAACTTCCTGAAGACATGGAAGAAAACAGAGCCATCCCAGACATGTTGCACGATGTG GCCACAGAAACAGAGGTTTCTCTCGGCAGCATGCTCGCTGAGACCAGGAAGAGCCCTGGAGAAATAGCAAATACCCTGTCCTGCCTCAGCTTGTCAG AAGCTGCCTCTGTATCTGGTGATGATAATCTTGAAGAGGACTACTTACTGTGA
- the MRPL9 gene encoding 39S ribosomal protein L9, mitochondrial isoform X2 translates to MAAAGAWVLLRGAVRELLRLPLAGAAPGPERGFSLSHSRGTVIVERWWKVPLAGDGRKPRLHRRHRVYKLVEDTKHGPKGNLELILTQSVVGLGVRGDLVSVKKPLGRNRLLPQGLAVYASPENKKLFEEEKLLRQEGKLERIQTRAGEMTVTFLKSCHLEVGMKNNVKWELNPEIVARHFFKNLGVVVAPHALKLPEEPITQWGKYWCEVTCEAASGVPTAASGRVALLQLPDQEEEEDTQHPAR, encoded by the exons ATGGCGGCGGCTGGGGCGTGGGTGCTGCTGCGAGGAGCCGTCCGGGAGCTGCTGCGGCTGCCGCTCGCGGGGGCCGCCCCCGGCCCGGAGCGCGGCTTCAGCCTCTCTCACAGTCGG GGCACGGTCATCGTGGAGCGCTGGTGGAAGGTACCGTTGGCTGGAGACGGCCGGAAGCCGCGCCTGCACCGGCGACACCGCGTCTACAAGCTGGTAGAGGACACGAAACACGGGCCCAAAGGCAACCTGGAGCTCATCCTCACCCAGTCGGTGGTAG GACTTGGAGTCCGGGGTGACCTGGTCTCAGTGAAGAAACCTTTGGGCCGGAATCGACTGTTGCCTCAAGGTCTGGCTGTATATGCATCCCCTGAAAACAAGAAACTCTTTGAAGAGGAGAAATTG ctGAGACAAGAAGGAAAATTAGAGAGGATCCAGACCAGGGCGGGTGAGATG ACAGTGACGTTTCTCAAAAGCTGTCACCTGGAGGTGGGGATGAAAAACAACGTCAAATGGGAACTAAACCCTGAAATAGTTGCCCGCCATTTCTTCAAAAAT CTTGGTGTTGTGGTCGCCCCGCATGCATTAAAGTTACCAGAAGAACCCATTACACAGTGGGGCAAGTACTGGTGTGAGGTGACG TGCGAGGCTGCGTCAGGTGTGCCCACTGCTGCGTCCGGTCGTGTGGCGCTGCTCCAGCTTCCTGatcaagaggaagaagaagacaCCCAGCACCCAGCCAGATAA
- the TDRKH gene encoding tudor and KH domain-containing protein isoform X2, protein MSTERTSWTSLSTIQKIALGLGIPASATVAYILYRRYRESREERLTFVGEDDIEIEMRVPQEAIKLIIGRQGANIKQLRKQTGARIDVDTEDVGDERVLLISGFPVQVCKAKAAIHQILTENTPVSEQLSVPQRSVGRIIGRGGETIRSICKASGAKITCDKESEGTLLLSRLIKISGTQKEVAAAKHLILEKVSEDEELRKRIAHSAETRVPRKQPISVRREEAIESGGAGEPALWKSTDTGDGPEPATPLRVPPRKGSGDMAVEGPEVPSPDFSFHADEFLEVYVSASEHPNHFWIQIIGSRSLQLDKLVSEMTQHYENSLPEDLTVHVGDIVAAPLPTNGSWYRARVLGTLENGNLDLYFVDFGDNGDCPLKDLRALRSDFLSLPFQAIECSLARIAPSGEQWEEEALDEFDRLTHCADWKPLVAKISSYVQTGISTWPKIYLYDTSNGKKLDIGLELVRKGYAVELPEDMEENRAIPDMLHDVATETEVSLGSMLAETRKSPGEIANTLSCLSLSEAASVSGDDNLEEDYLL, encoded by the exons ATGTCCACTGAACGAACTTCTTGGACAAGTTTGTCCACTATTCAGAAAATAGCGCTGGGCCTCGGGATCCCAGCCAGTGCAACAGTTGCCTATATCCTATACCGCAGGTACAGGGAGAGCAGAG AAGAACGGTTGACATTTGTTGGGGAGGACGACATCGAAATAGAGATGCGAGTTCCCCAGGAGGCCATAAAGCTCATCATTGGCCGGCAAGGAGCCAATATTAAACAG CTGCGGAAACAGACAGGTGCTCGGATTGATGTGGACACAGAGGATGTAGGCGATGAACGGGTGCTGCTTATCAGTGGGTTTCCTGTGCAGGTGTGCAAGGCCAAAGCAGCCATCCATCAGATCCTGACAGAGAATACCCCTGTGTCTGAGCAGCTTTCTGTTCCACAGAGATCCGTGGGCAGGATCATAG GGAGGGGTGGCGAGACAATTCGTTCTATCTGTAAAGCCTCTGGAGCCAAAATTACCTGTGACAAAGAATCAGAGGGGACGCTACTACTATCAAGGCTTATAAAAATCTCAGGAACACAGAAGGAAGTGGCAGCAGCCAAG CATTTGATACTAGAGAAAGTTTCAGAAGATGAAGAACTTCGGAAGAGAATTGCTCATTCTGCAGAAACCAGAGTCCCACGCAAGCAGCCAATCAGTGTAAGAAGAGAGGAAGCGATAGAGTCTGGTGGAGCTGGAGAGCCAGCTTTGTGGAAGAGCACTGATACTGGTGACGGGCCGGAGCCAGCTACACCACTGAGAGTTCCTCCCCGAAAAGGAAGCGGTGACATGGCTGTCGAAGGGCCAGAAG TCCCTAGTCCTGACTTCAGTTTCCATGCTGATGAGTTCCTGGAAGTCTACGTGTCTGCCTCTGAACACCCTAACCACTTCTGGATCCAGATCATTGGCTCCCGCAGTCTGCAGCTGGATAAGCTTGTCAGTGAGATGACCCAGCACTATGAGAACAGTCTA CCTGAAGACTTGACTGTGCATGTGGGAGACATTGTAGCAGCACCTCTACCTACAAATGGCTCCTGGTACCGAGCTCGGGTCCTTGGCACTTTGGAGAATGGGAACCTGGACCTGTACTTCGTTGACTTTGGAGATAATGGCGATTGCCCACTGAAGGACCTCCGGGCACTCAG gaGTGACTTCCTAAGTCTTCCATTTCAAGCAATAGAATGTAGTCTGGCACGGATCGCCCCCTCAG GTGAACAGTGGGAAGAGGAAGCTTTGGATGAGTTTGACAGACTCACTCACTGTGCTGACTGGAAGCCCCTGGTGGCTAAGATCTCCAGCTATGTCCAGACTGGGATCTCAACTTGGCCCAAGATTTACTTATATGATACTAGCAATGGGAAG aaacTTGATATTGGGTTAGAATTAGTTCGTAAAGGATATGCAGTTGAACTTCCTGAAGACATGGAAGAAAACAGAGCCATCCCAGACATGTTGCACGATGTG GCCACAGAAACAGAGGTTTCTCTCGGCAGCATGCTCGCTGAGACCAGGAAGAGCCCTGGAGAAATAGCAAATACCCTGTCCTGCCTCAGCTTGTCAG AAGCTGCCTCTGTATCTGGTGATGATAATCTTGAAGAGGACTACTTACTGTGA
- the MRPL9 gene encoding 39S ribosomal protein L9, mitochondrial isoform X3 produces the protein MAAAGAWVLLRGAVRELLRLPLAGAAPGPERGFSLSHSRGTVIVERWWKVPLAGDGRKPRLHRRHRVYKLVEDTKHGPKGNLELILTQSVVGLGVRGDLVSVKKPLGRNRLLPQGLAVYASPENKKLFEEEKLLRQEGKLERIQTRAGEMTVTFLKSCHLEVGMKNNVKWELNPEIVARHFFKNLGVVVAPHALKLPEEPITQWGKYWCEVTDSFGFVYR, from the exons ATGGCGGCGGCTGGGGCGTGGGTGCTGCTGCGAGGAGCCGTCCGGGAGCTGCTGCGGCTGCCGCTCGCGGGGGCCGCCCCCGGCCCGGAGCGCGGCTTCAGCCTCTCTCACAGTCGG GGCACGGTCATCGTGGAGCGCTGGTGGAAGGTACCGTTGGCTGGAGACGGCCGGAAGCCGCGCCTGCACCGGCGACACCGCGTCTACAAGCTGGTAGAGGACACGAAACACGGGCCCAAAGGCAACCTGGAGCTCATCCTCACCCAGTCGGTGGTAG GACTTGGAGTCCGGGGTGACCTGGTCTCAGTGAAGAAACCTTTGGGCCGGAATCGACTGTTGCCTCAAGGTCTGGCTGTATATGCATCCCCTGAAAACAAGAAACTCTTTGAAGAGGAGAAATTG ctGAGACAAGAAGGAAAATTAGAGAGGATCCAGACCAGGGCGGGTGAGATG ACAGTGACGTTTCTCAAAAGCTGTCACCTGGAGGTGGGGATGAAAAACAACGTCAAATGGGAACTAAACCCTGAAATAGTTGCCCGCCATTTCTTCAAAAAT CTTGGTGTTGTGGTCGCCCCGCATGCATTAAAGTTACCAGAAGAACCCATTACACAGTGGGGCAAGTACTGGTGTGAGGTGACG GATTCCTTTGGTTTTGTGTACAGGTAA
- the OAZ3 gene encoding ornithine decarboxylase antizyme 3 (protein translation is dependent on polyamine-induced +1 ribosomal frameshift; non-AUG (CUG) translation initiation codon), whose protein sequence is MPCNRLRPSIFSLSYIKRGKTRNYLYPIWSPYAYYLYCYKYRITLREKMLPCYKSIIYKEREDLTLRPRYCLQCSESPAGLQGVRSTEQGDHDQLKELYSAGNLTVLATDPLLHQDPVQLDFHFRCTPQTSTHWHGLLCDHRLFLDIPYQALDQGNWESLTATLEYVEEKTNVDLVFVSFQNNRNDRGALLRAFSYMGFEVVRPDHPVLPPWDNVIFMVYPLERELGHLPSEPP, encoded by the exons CTGCCTTGTAACAGGTTGCGCCCTtctatcttctccctttcttataTCAAGAGGGGAAAAACACGGAACTACCTCTACCCGATCTGGTCACCATACGCCTATTACCTTTACTGTTACAAATACCGGATCACCCTCCGGGAGAAGATGCTGCCTTGTTATAAAAG CATCATATATAAGGAACGGGAGGACTTGACACTCCGGCCCCGTTACTGCCTTCAGTGCTCC GAGTCCCCAGCAGGCCTCCAGGGGGTCAGAAGCACCGAGCAGGGTGACCACGACCAGCTTAAAGAATTATACTCG GCTGGGAACCTGACGGTGCTGGCTACTGACCCCCTGCTTCACCAGGATCCAGTACAGTTAGACTTCCACTTCCGCTGCACCCCCCAAACCTCTACCCATTGGCACGGCCTTCTCTGTGATCATCGACTCTTCCTGGATATCCCATATCAGGCCTTGGATCAAGGCAACTGGGAAAG TTTGACTGCAACACTGGAGTATGTGGAGGAGAAGACCAACGTGGACTTGGTGTTTGTAAGCTTCCAAAATAACCGGAATGACAGAG gtGCCCTGCTACGGGCCTTCAGCTACATGGGCTTTGAGGTGGTCAGACCAGAtcaccctgtcctccctccctgggaCAATGTCATCTTTATGGTGTATCCCCTTGAAAGGGAACTTGGCCACCTGCCCAGTGAGCCTCCCTGA
- the MRPL9 gene encoding 39S ribosomal protein L9, mitochondrial isoform X1, whose amino-acid sequence MAAAGAWVLLRGAVRELLRLPLAGAAPGPERGFSLSHSRGTVIVERWWKVPLAGDGRKPRLHRRHRVYKLVEDTKHGPKGNLELILTQSVVGLGVRGDLVSVKKPLGRNRLLPQGLAVYASPENKKLFEEEKLLRQEGKLERIQTRAGEMTVTFLKSCHLEVGMKNNVKWELNPEIVARHFFKNLGVVVAPHALKLPEEPITQWGKYWCEVTVNGLDTVRVPMSVVNFERPKTKRYKYWLAQQAAKGMAPTSSQTF is encoded by the exons ATGGCGGCGGCTGGGGCGTGGGTGCTGCTGCGAGGAGCCGTCCGGGAGCTGCTGCGGCTGCCGCTCGCGGGGGCCGCCCCCGGCCCGGAGCGCGGCTTCAGCCTCTCTCACAGTCGG GGCACGGTCATCGTGGAGCGCTGGTGGAAGGTACCGTTGGCTGGAGACGGCCGGAAGCCGCGCCTGCACCGGCGACACCGCGTCTACAAGCTGGTAGAGGACACGAAACACGGGCCCAAAGGCAACCTGGAGCTCATCCTCACCCAGTCGGTGGTAG GACTTGGAGTCCGGGGTGACCTGGTCTCAGTGAAGAAACCTTTGGGCCGGAATCGACTGTTGCCTCAAGGTCTGGCTGTATATGCATCCCCTGAAAACAAGAAACTCTTTGAAGAGGAGAAATTG ctGAGACAAGAAGGAAAATTAGAGAGGATCCAGACCAGGGCGGGTGAGATG ACAGTGACGTTTCTCAAAAGCTGTCACCTGGAGGTGGGGATGAAAAACAACGTCAAATGGGAACTAAACCCTGAAATAGTTGCCCGCCATTTCTTCAAAAAT CTTGGTGTTGTGGTCGCCCCGCATGCATTAAAGTTACCAGAAGAACCCATTACACAGTGGGGCAAGTACTGGTGTGAGGTGACG GTAAATGGACTTGACACTGTGAGGGTACCTATGTCTGTGGTGAACTTTGAGAGGCCCAAGACCAAAAGATACAAGTACTGGTTAGCCCAACAAGCTGCCAAGGGAATGGCCCCCACCAGCTCCCAGACTTTCTGA